Proteins from a single region of Hermetia illucens chromosome 3, iHerIll2.2.curated.20191125, whole genome shotgun sequence:
- the LOC119653193 gene encoding neprilysin-4 isoform X2, with the protein MLLIVLTFGLLTCFGRTCVTSFLYDGVSLFTNNGSFSREDDRGSRCLAVDTGLSEYLDVEEKGILKDVRTSFIPPESVYIPPNCGFGDLRRRLPLGLDDEFPSPNILERQTRSFDSDEGQDSEESDYTSNVETVNDLEFPSSEKDSSSGFHSFWKEEGTPNNIRIIQSNIMKKYMDMTMDPCNDFYQFACGNWAKLNPIPKDKAGYDTFEMLRESLDLVLRDLLVEEANAQVAASTEPVIENLPPGDQNPVSRLAQEIKNKLETIRLRRAIVKERHVLSEIVREYNASKYASRRRRRHVTLPKRQGDTVDAEQKAKDLYASCIDSEVLSQRGLQPLLDLLKQLGGWPVLDPEWNGNNFNWLDLVAQLRLYNNDVFIVEWVGPDIKNSDENIIQFDQTSLGLPTRDYFLHDSNAQYLEAYRIFMEAIMNLLGSTKELARRTAEEVVRFETELAKITSSSEDRANVSVLYKRMTLNELHHAVPQIDWKRYLSIVQERQVHDTEMVVIYAVEYMQSLVTLVSKSKTKTLANYLLWRFVRHRVNNLDDRFQEAKQRFFHVLFGREQCPPRWKNCVGQVNSNMGMALGAMFVRKYFDENSKQDTLRMTHELQEAFREILNTTDWLDNATKHLAELKVNSMSLKIGYPDFILSKEDLNKKYEGLHIDRKKYFENTLNVLRHVSRTEQNKLRETVNKTFWQTAPAIVNAYYSRNKNQIMFPAGILQPPFYHRFFPRCLNYGGIGVVIGHELTHGFDDKGRLFDRNGNIHKWWSDYAINGFHERARCLVTQYSNYTVSEVGIPVDGESTQGENIADNGGIRQAFRAYENWLERNATQDMLERETLPGLNMTSKQLFFLNFAQVWCGAMRPEATRSKLKTAVHSPGKFRVIGTLSNSEDFAREFQCPPGAPMNPVKKCSVW; encoded by the coding sequence ATGTTGCTGATAGTACTCACGTTTGGACTGCTCACATGTTTCGGGCGCACATGCGTTACATCTTTCCTCTATGATGGGGTGAGTCTGTTTACAAACAATGGCTCATTCTCTCGGGAAGATGATCGAGGATCGAGATGCTTGGCCGTGGACACTGGGCTCTCGGAATATTTAGATGTGGAGGAAAAAGGTATTTTGAAGGACGTTCGGACGTCGTTCATTCCCCCCGAGTCAGTGTACATCCCACCCAACTGTGGCTTTGGTGACCTCCGACGCAGGCTACCACTTGGACTGGATGATGAATTCCCAAGCCCAAACATTTTAGAACGGCAGACAAGGTCGTTCGATTCTGATGAAGGGCAAGACTCAGAGGAGAGTGACTATACATCGAACGTTGAAACTGTCAACGACTTAGAATTCCCTAGTAGTGAAAAGGACTCAAGTAGTGGGTTCCATTCATTTTGGAAGGAAGAAGGCACGCCGAACAATATTCGAATAATACAGTCGAATATAATGAAAAAGTATATGGACATGACAATGGATCCTTGCAATGATTTTTATCAGTTTGCTTGTGGAAACTGGGCAAAGCTCAATCCAATTCCTAAGGATAAAGCAGGGTACGACACTTTCGAAATGTTGCGCGAAAGTCTTGACCTTGTCCTTCGAGACCTTTTGGTTGAGGAAGCGAATGCTCAAGTAGCAGCTAGTACGGAACCAGTTATTGAAAATCTACCTCCAGGTGACCAAAATCCAGTATCCCGATTGGCACAAGAAATTAAGAATAAGCTGGAAACGATCCGTCTTCGAAGAGCAATAGTGAAGGAGCGCCATGTTCTAAGCGAGATTGTCAGGGAGTACAATGCTTCCAAGTACGCGAGCCGTCGCAGGCGTCGGCATGTTACCCTCCCCAAGAGGCAAGGAGATACGGTTGATGCGGAGCAGAAGGCGAAGGATCTCTATGCGTCGTGTATTGATTCTGAGGTGTTGTCACAACGTGGTCTACAACCTCTTTTGGATCTtttgaagcaattgggtggatGGCCCGTGCTGGATCCAGAGTGGAACGGAAACAACTTCAATTGGCTGGATCTTGTTGCTCAGCTCAGGTTGTATAATAATGATGTGTTTATCGTAGAGTGGGTTGGTCCTGACATAAAGAACTCCGACGAGAACATCATCCAATTCGATCAAACCAGTTTGGGTCTTCCTACACGAGACTACTTCCTACACGATTCTAATGCACAGTATCTGGAGGCTTATCGTATATTCATGGAGGCAATTATGAATCTTTTGGGTAGTACTAAAGAATTGGCAAGGAGAACTGCTGAAGAAGTCGTCCGTTTTGAAACGGAGTTGGCTAAAATTACGTCCTCATCAGAAGATCGAGCAAATGTTTCGGTGCTTTACAAGCGAATGACTCTTAACGAGTTGCATCACGCGGTTCCGCAAATCGACTGGAAGAGGTATTTATCGATAGTTCAAGAACGGCAGGTTCATGACACAGAAATGGTTGTCATTTATGCTGTAGAATATATGCAAAGTTTGGTGACTCTGGTGTCGAAATCTAAGACGAAAAcactggcaaactatttgctTTGGCGATTCGTGCGACATCGCGTCAATAATTTGGACGATCGTTTCCAGGAAGCCAAACAGAGATTCTTTCACGTACTATTCGGTCGGGAACAATGTCCACcaagatggaaaaactgcgttgGGCAAGTGAATTCGAATATGGGCATGGCCTTGGGCGCAATGTTTGTCCGGAAATACTTTGATGAGAATAGTAAACAGGATACGCTGAGGATGACACACGAACTTCAGGAAGCCTTCCGGGAAATATTGAACACCACTGACTGGTTGGACAATGCGACTAAACACCTGGCCGAGTTGAAAGTAAATTCCATGTCTCTTAAAATTGGATACCCAGATTTCATCCTATCCAAAGAGGATTTGAATAAGAAATATGAAGGGCTTCATATTGAccgtaaaaaatattttgaaaatacttTAAATGTTCTCCGACATGTATCGCGTACCGAACAGAACAAGCTGCGGGAAACTGTGAACAAAACATTTTGGCAAACAGCTCCAGCCATAGTCAACGCCTATTACAGCCGAAACAAGAATCAGATAATGTTTCCTGCtggaattttgcagcctccattCTATCATCGCTTCTTCCCAAGATGCCTGAACTATGGAGGAATAGGAGTTGTGATTGGACACGAGCTAACCCATGGGTTCGATGATAAAGGCAGGTTATTCGATCGCAACGGAAACATCCACAAATGGTGGAGTGATTACGCTATCAATGGATTCCATGAAAGAGCTCGCTGTTTGGTTACTCAGTACAGCAACTATACAGTCTCAGAAGTGGGTATTCCTGTGGATGGTGAAAGTACCCAAGGTGAAAACATCGCTGATAATGGAGGAATACGACAGGCATTCCGCGCTTATGAAAACTGGCTCGAAAGGAACGCCACACAGGACATGCTCGAAAGGGAAACTTTACCTGGATTGAACATGACGAGCAAGCAGCTATTCTTCTTGAACTTCGCACAGGTGTGGTGTGGAGCAATGAGACCAGAAGCTACCCGGAGTAAGTTGAAAACTGCAGTACACAGTCCGGGAAAATTCCGAGTGATAGGGACGCTGTCTAATTCCGAGGATTTTGCACGGGAATTCCAGTGCCCGCCTGGTGCTCCGATGAATCCTGTTAAGAAATGTAGCGTTTGGTAG
- the LOC119653193 gene encoding neprilysin-4 isoform X1 has translation MSRATHKKVGGSIGGCPCESGFSSANSKSGYFQCSSVDGKFVRGLILTAVLMLLIVLTFGLLTCFGRTCVTSFLYDGVSLFTNNGSFSREDDRGSRCLAVDTGLSEYLDVEEKGILKDVRTSFIPPESVYIPPNCGFGDLRRRLPLGLDDEFPSPNILERQTRSFDSDEGQDSEESDYTSNVETVNDLEFPSSEKDSSSGFHSFWKEEGTPNNIRIIQSNIMKKYMDMTMDPCNDFYQFACGNWAKLNPIPKDKAGYDTFEMLRESLDLVLRDLLVEEANAQVAASTEPVIENLPPGDQNPVSRLAQEIKNKLETIRLRRAIVKERHVLSEIVREYNASKYASRRRRRHVTLPKRQGDTVDAEQKAKDLYASCIDSEVLSQRGLQPLLDLLKQLGGWPVLDPEWNGNNFNWLDLVAQLRLYNNDVFIVEWVGPDIKNSDENIIQFDQTSLGLPTRDYFLHDSNAQYLEAYRIFMEAIMNLLGSTKELARRTAEEVVRFETELAKITSSSEDRANVSVLYKRMTLNELHHAVPQIDWKRYLSIVQERQVHDTEMVVIYAVEYMQSLVTLVSKSKTKTLANYLLWRFVRHRVNNLDDRFQEAKQRFFHVLFGREQCPPRWKNCVGQVNSNMGMALGAMFVRKYFDENSKQDTLRMTHELQEAFREILNTTDWLDNATKHLAELKVNSMSLKIGYPDFILSKEDLNKKYEGLHIDRKKYFENTLNVLRHVSRTEQNKLRETVNKTFWQTAPAIVNAYYSRNKNQIMFPAGILQPPFYHRFFPRCLNYGGIGVVIGHELTHGFDDKGRLFDRNGNIHKWWSDYAINGFHERARCLVTQYSNYTVSEVGIPVDGESTQGENIADNGGIRQAFRAYENWLERNATQDMLERETLPGLNMTSKQLFFLNFAQVWCGAMRPEATRSKLKTAVHSPGKFRVIGTLSNSEDFAREFQCPPGAPMNPVKKCSVW, from the coding sequence ATGTCACGTGCAACACATAAAAAAGTTGGGGGATCAATTGGCGGGTGTCCTTGTGAAAGTGGCTTCAGTAGTGCAAACAGTAAATCTGGCTATTTCCAGTGTTCCAGCGTCGACGGGAAGTTCGTCCGGGGGCTAATTCTAACCGCAGTCTTAATGTTGCTGATAGTACTCACGTTTGGACTGCTCACATGTTTCGGGCGCACATGCGTTACATCTTTCCTCTATGATGGGGTGAGTCTGTTTACAAACAATGGCTCATTCTCTCGGGAAGATGATCGAGGATCGAGATGCTTGGCCGTGGACACTGGGCTCTCGGAATATTTAGATGTGGAGGAAAAAGGTATTTTGAAGGACGTTCGGACGTCGTTCATTCCCCCCGAGTCAGTGTACATCCCACCCAACTGTGGCTTTGGTGACCTCCGACGCAGGCTACCACTTGGACTGGATGATGAATTCCCAAGCCCAAACATTTTAGAACGGCAGACAAGGTCGTTCGATTCTGATGAAGGGCAAGACTCAGAGGAGAGTGACTATACATCGAACGTTGAAACTGTCAACGACTTAGAATTCCCTAGTAGTGAAAAGGACTCAAGTAGTGGGTTCCATTCATTTTGGAAGGAAGAAGGCACGCCGAACAATATTCGAATAATACAGTCGAATATAATGAAAAAGTATATGGACATGACAATGGATCCTTGCAATGATTTTTATCAGTTTGCTTGTGGAAACTGGGCAAAGCTCAATCCAATTCCTAAGGATAAAGCAGGGTACGACACTTTCGAAATGTTGCGCGAAAGTCTTGACCTTGTCCTTCGAGACCTTTTGGTTGAGGAAGCGAATGCTCAAGTAGCAGCTAGTACGGAACCAGTTATTGAAAATCTACCTCCAGGTGACCAAAATCCAGTATCCCGATTGGCACAAGAAATTAAGAATAAGCTGGAAACGATCCGTCTTCGAAGAGCAATAGTGAAGGAGCGCCATGTTCTAAGCGAGATTGTCAGGGAGTACAATGCTTCCAAGTACGCGAGCCGTCGCAGGCGTCGGCATGTTACCCTCCCCAAGAGGCAAGGAGATACGGTTGATGCGGAGCAGAAGGCGAAGGATCTCTATGCGTCGTGTATTGATTCTGAGGTGTTGTCACAACGTGGTCTACAACCTCTTTTGGATCTtttgaagcaattgggtggatGGCCCGTGCTGGATCCAGAGTGGAACGGAAACAACTTCAATTGGCTGGATCTTGTTGCTCAGCTCAGGTTGTATAATAATGATGTGTTTATCGTAGAGTGGGTTGGTCCTGACATAAAGAACTCCGACGAGAACATCATCCAATTCGATCAAACCAGTTTGGGTCTTCCTACACGAGACTACTTCCTACACGATTCTAATGCACAGTATCTGGAGGCTTATCGTATATTCATGGAGGCAATTATGAATCTTTTGGGTAGTACTAAAGAATTGGCAAGGAGAACTGCTGAAGAAGTCGTCCGTTTTGAAACGGAGTTGGCTAAAATTACGTCCTCATCAGAAGATCGAGCAAATGTTTCGGTGCTTTACAAGCGAATGACTCTTAACGAGTTGCATCACGCGGTTCCGCAAATCGACTGGAAGAGGTATTTATCGATAGTTCAAGAACGGCAGGTTCATGACACAGAAATGGTTGTCATTTATGCTGTAGAATATATGCAAAGTTTGGTGACTCTGGTGTCGAAATCTAAGACGAAAAcactggcaaactatttgctTTGGCGATTCGTGCGACATCGCGTCAATAATTTGGACGATCGTTTCCAGGAAGCCAAACAGAGATTCTTTCACGTACTATTCGGTCGGGAACAATGTCCACcaagatggaaaaactgcgttgGGCAAGTGAATTCGAATATGGGCATGGCCTTGGGCGCAATGTTTGTCCGGAAATACTTTGATGAGAATAGTAAACAGGATACGCTGAGGATGACACACGAACTTCAGGAAGCCTTCCGGGAAATATTGAACACCACTGACTGGTTGGACAATGCGACTAAACACCTGGCCGAGTTGAAAGTAAATTCCATGTCTCTTAAAATTGGATACCCAGATTTCATCCTATCCAAAGAGGATTTGAATAAGAAATATGAAGGGCTTCATATTGAccgtaaaaaatattttgaaaatacttTAAATGTTCTCCGACATGTATCGCGTACCGAACAGAACAAGCTGCGGGAAACTGTGAACAAAACATTTTGGCAAACAGCTCCAGCCATAGTCAACGCCTATTACAGCCGAAACAAGAATCAGATAATGTTTCCTGCtggaattttgcagcctccattCTATCATCGCTTCTTCCCAAGATGCCTGAACTATGGAGGAATAGGAGTTGTGATTGGACACGAGCTAACCCATGGGTTCGATGATAAAGGCAGGTTATTCGATCGCAACGGAAACATCCACAAATGGTGGAGTGATTACGCTATCAATGGATTCCATGAAAGAGCTCGCTGTTTGGTTACTCAGTACAGCAACTATACAGTCTCAGAAGTGGGTATTCCTGTGGATGGTGAAAGTACCCAAGGTGAAAACATCGCTGATAATGGAGGAATACGACAGGCATTCCGCGCTTATGAAAACTGGCTCGAAAGGAACGCCACACAGGACATGCTCGAAAGGGAAACTTTACCTGGATTGAACATGACGAGCAAGCAGCTATTCTTCTTGAACTTCGCACAGGTGTGGTGTGGAGCAATGAGACCAGAAGCTACCCGGAGTAAGTTGAAAACTGCAGTACACAGTCCGGGAAAATTCCGAGTGATAGGGACGCTGTCTAATTCCGAGGATTTTGCACGGGAATTCCAGTGCCCGCCTGGTGCTCCGATGAATCCTGTTAAGAAATGTAGCGTTTGGTAG